One Ranitomeya variabilis isolate aRanVar5 chromosome 4, aRanVar5.hap1, whole genome shotgun sequence genomic window, CTTCCTCTTTTGTCTCCTGAGACTATATGGGCCCCGTGCTGGGGCTCTGGAGGTCATGTTCTTGTTGGCTCCGCCCTCACTGGTGCTGGTAGTAATAGGTCATCTTCCTCAGCTCCTCCCAGAACAGCAGGCTGAGGATGGTGTGTGGCCCCAGGCGGACATAAGCCGGGACGATGCCCTTGTAGAGCGCCATGACGCCTTCCTTGTGCGCGATCTTCAAAAAACAGTCTAAGAAACCACGATAGAGACGGCCCTGAGGAAAGACAAGGAAAGTGAGGACAGGATATGAATAAGAAACGAGGACCTTGACTGCGGAGCTGCACTCACCCGGCCCTGCACGTCCACCGGCTGGTTATACAGGCGTGTGCTGACCACGTCAAATGGAGTCATCGCTATGGCAACACCAACGCTGCTGATCATCCCGCCGGCCAACGGCACCAGCCAGCTGTCATCAGAGAACCACTGCGGAAAACAACCACCTGTCATCCCACCGAGCCAACGCCATCTCCTGCCCCGTCACCCCACCGAGGAACGCCGTCTCCTGCCCCGTCACCCCACCGAGCCAATGCAGTCTCCTGCCCCGTCACCCCACCGAGCCAACGCCGCCTCCTGCCCCGTCACCCCACCGAGCCAACGCTGTCTCCTGCCCCGTCACCCCACCGAGCCAACGCCGTCTCCTGCCCCATCATCACACCGAGCCAACGCCGTCTCCTGCCCCGACCTTCTGTGTACTGCGGCGCCGCACCATATCAGGTAGTATTCTTGCCAGCAGCAGTCACCAGTCTCTGCCTCCGCGCTCATCCCACCCAGCGATTCAGTGTTAAAGGGGCTATCCACAAACATCCAGAGCTGATGGCGCTGTAACCCGCCGCGATGAACGGACAATACCCCCCACATGACACCTGTGGATCATGCAGCCGTAACATCGGCACCGTTCACTGCCAATGTAGGAATGATCTGGTGTCTCGTCAGCTGGACTTTGTTCTATCTGGGTGAAGCCCCTTTAACAGAGGGGTTGTCTCGCTCTCGGCAGCTCTGCCAATACACAGATGTTGCTGGAGCCGCTGCGCTCCATGATGCACAAGTATTACAGGGGCAGAAGAAGGGTATAATGGAAGGGCAATGGCCTCTGACCGCCTGTGCACAGCGCTTCCCATCCTCCTGCCTACGCAGAGCACGGGCCGGAACCCGCAGAGGTGACTTGGGTGCAAGCGCCTTGTCCTGTGTAACCAGCGTGTGCGGCACAGATGGCTCCCTGCACCGGATACAGTGGGATGCTATGTGCGGCTCGTTCTCCACTGCAGGTCAGTGTCCAAACACCTCATTGAGTGGTCCGTGGATCACGGTGGGGGTACGGACTGCACGATCAGCCTCATACACACCCAATTCCGATGAAGGACGAGTGATGGTGCATTTCCAGCGGCTGCAGACAAGCCGCCATGTTCTCCATGCATGAAGCAATGGGGACTTCACGCCGCCTTATCGTCTGCACATGTGCTGGTTACACCGGGAGGATGTGCTGCTGAGAGCAGGACTTTACGGACACTATTGACAATTGCTCATCTGTTGGTTCATTGCCGGTGTGAACACAGACCGATATAATCGACCAATGATGGTTGCATTGGACGCTCGCGTTCGGTCAGCGGCCCGTCTAGCCGAGACTCCACTACCGGTGCCGCACAAATACCCGTCAGGGCGTTACCGAGGTCCCCTACACATGGCCACTTCCACCACACACCGCTTGCGCTTACCTTTTGTTTCTTGACCCAATCTTTAGCATTAGCAAAAGTCGCCAACTGCACGGCGGATCCCACCATCACCCGCGGGACGGCTCCATTAACCCCGCGCCACAGTCCTAGGACCCCCTGCTTCTTGTAGATGGTCTCAAAGGCAGAACTGACGCTCTGAGCAAGGGAGAAAAAAAGAGGCCATTACTGCTGCGCCAGCGCGGGCTGTCACCGAAGAGAACAATCGCTGCAGAACTCTCCCCTCCACCTCCTGACAtctgcagaacatcactcctcAGAGAGATGAtacatcctgcagattattacaccactgacctgtgcagatctgcagaacatcgctcctcagaCAGACGATACATCctacagattattacaccactgacctgtacagatctgcagaacatcgctcctcagaCGATACATCctacagattattacaccactgacctgtacagatctgcagaacatcgctcctcagggatgatatatcctgcagattattacaccactgacctgcgcagatctgcagaacatcgctcctcagaCGATACATCctacagattattacaccactgacctgtacagatctgcagaacatcgctcctcagaCAGACGATACATCATACAATTACACCACTCACCTGTGcagatctgcagaacatcgctcctcagaTGATATATCCtgtagattattacaccactgacctgtgcagttctgcagaacatcgctcctccacattATGCAAATTATTCCTCCTCTGCAGATACTTAAAGCTTTTGTAGTTGCTATTTGTTCTTGTGTCAGTTTCAGAAAATTAGAACACAGGTAAAGAAATACTGGAGCAATGAAAACCCCCGTACATTGTGTGAGAGGTTGTCAGTTTGCAACCTGTTACTGACAACTAGCCTGTATACCTGTGGTTGTCGGCCCCGCCCTcttactgacaaccagcctgtatacctGTGGCTGTCGTCCCCGCCATcttactgacaaccagcctgtatacctGTGGCTGTCGGCCCCGCCCTGttactgacaaccagcctgtatacctGTGGTTGTCGGCCCCGCCCTGttactgacaaccagcctgtatacctGTGGTTGTCGGCCCCGCCCTcttactgacaaccagcctgtatacctGTGGTTGTCGGCCCCGCCCTcttactgacaaccagcctgtatacctGTGGTTGTCGGCCCCGCCCTcttactgacaaccagcctgtatacctGTGGTTGTCGGCCCCGCCCTcttactgacaaccagcctgtatacctGTGGTTGTCGGCCCCGCCCTcttactgacaaccagcctgtatacctGTGGTTGTCGGCCCCGCCCTcttactgacaaccagcctgtatacctGTGGTTGTCGGCCCCGCCCTcttactgacaaccagcctgtatacctGTGGTTGTCGGCCCCGCCCTcttactgacaaccagcctgtatacctGTGGTTGTCGGCCCCGCCCTcttactgacaaccagcctgtatacctGTGGTTGTCGGCCCCGCCCTcttactgacaaccagcctgtatacctGTGGCTGTCGGCCCCGCCCTGttactgacaaccagcctgtatacctGTGGTTGTCGGCCCCGCCCTcttactgacaaccagcctgtatacctGTGGTTGTCGGCCCCGCCCTcttactgacaaccagcctgtatacctGTGGTTGTCggccccgcccctggtgatgacatccctAATGTGATATTCATGCAGACACCATTTTCTCGGGGTATTTGCCTTCCCGCTGCAGACGTTTGGTTTCGCCCCTCGGTCTGTGACTATACAACAAGAAATGGAGTTGGCTCAAGATTAAGAAGATTCAGGAATAATCCGGTCAAATCTGCAACTATATAATCTGAGAAGTGCGACGGACGATCTGCAGCTGCTCCCTCTGATAATGGGGTCCCCTCACAGCCCCACGAAGTCGGGTTTCTTGTACTTCATTAATATGGATCCCTAGATTTCCTGGAGATCAGCCTAATCACAAGTGAGagtaggggagcggaggacagagaggatggggggggggggggggggggggagagagcggAGGGGGGAGCGGCGGACAGGGGGGGAGCGGCAGCTAGAGAGGATGGGGGGAGCAGCAGCCAGAGCAGATGGGGGAGGGGCAGCCAGATAGGAGGGGGGGAGCGGCAGACAGTGAGTTTGACTGCAGCCAgagcggaggagggagagcggaggGGGGGCGGTTTTACGGCGGACAGAGCGGAGACCGACGCAGCCCCAACTGGACTTTGAATCCATACACAAACCAACAACAACCACAACCCTCCCCCACTGCTCCAACTCTgcacagagaggtcagtggtgtaatgatctgcaggatatatcactatgtatctgtcaggaggtggaggagtgatgctctgcagagaagtcagtggtgtaataatctgcaggatatatcactgtgtatctgtcaggaggtggaggagcgatgttctgcagagaggtcagtggtgtaataatctgcaaaaTATATATcaatgtgtatctgtcaggaggtggaggagcgatgctctgcagagatgtcagcggtgtaataatctgcaggatatatcactatgtatgtcaggaggtggaggagcgatgctctgcagagaggtcagtggtgtaataatctgcaggatatatcactatgtatgtctggaggtggaggagtgatgctctgcagagaggacagtggtgtaataatctgcaggatatatcaccatGTCTgtcaggagcgatgctctgcagagaggtcagtggtgtaatctgcaggatatatcactatgtatctgtcaggaggtggaggagcgatgctctgcagagaggtcagcgatgtaataatctgcaggatatataactatgtatctgtcaggaggtggaggagcgatgttctgcagagaggtcagcggtgtaataatctgcaggatatatcactgtgtatctgtcaggaggaggagaagcgatgctctgcagagaggtcagcggtgtaataatctgcaggatatataacTATggttctgtcaggaggtggaggagcgatgttctgcagagaggtcagcggtgtaataatctgcaggatatatcactatgtatctgtcaggaggtggaggagcgatgctctgcagagaggtcagcggtgtaataatctgcaggatacatcactgtgtatctgtcaggaggtggaggagcgatgctctgcagagaggtcagcggtgtaataatctgcaggatagatcactatgtatctgtcaagaggtggaggagcgatgctctgcagagatgtCAGTGGTGTATtaactgcaggatatatcactgtgtatctgtcaggagg contains:
- the SLC25A34 gene encoding solute carrier family 25 member 34; translated protein: MATPPPGAAVSVSPPVDFVLGASACCLACVFTNPLEVVKTRLQLQGELRSRGSYPRHYRGVLQAMAAVGAADGLRGLQKGLTAALLYQGLMNGVRFYLYSHAEAAGLTERPGGNVAAGAMAGALGALVGSPAYLVKTHLQAQTVSAIAVGHQHNHQSVSSAFETIYKKQGVLGLWRGVNGAVPRVMVGSAVQLATFANAKDWVKKQKWFSDDSWLVPLAGGMISSVGVAIAMTPFDVVSTRLYNQPVDVQGRGRLYRGFLDCFLKIAHKEGVMALYKGIVPAYVRLGPHTILSLLFWEELRKMTYYYQHQ